One window of the Cryptomeria japonica chromosome 7, Sugi_1.0, whole genome shotgun sequence genome contains the following:
- the LOC131040833 gene encoding non-structural maintenance of chromosomes element 4 homolog B-like, which produces MGELALFQNLHSQASVPEVICLDAEDYLDDLPLPELQQLIAHVNIKKNKSGLEEQITDGELLLQQTVFLLKCLKEEEEEYMGITPSDFINGILEHFDKSIALPGTEEDCNGFQKNIPKIDWDSLGQNGALIFGDIHYGCPTMYAVFLPSMSKEMLDLELECKELYKEKSTDKEVKRLHRRLLKEKCLVLDRLLFEDSSFSRAVENLFALSFLVRDGNAQLTISENGDHEIVPRNAPTVEDRSTGFQDTQFVFRLDYKEWKEKQQKIENIAEKRKRTDIESSLQNDVKGMESNVSAATHELEKRRKKINLKILARRRGV; this is translated from the exons ATGGGAGAATTGGCTTTGTTccagaatttacattcacaagCTTCTGTTCCAGAAGTGATATGTCTGGATG CTGAGGACTATCTTGATGACTTGCCATTGCCTGAATTGCAACAGCTTATTGCTCATGTGAACATCAAGAAAAATA AGTCTGGTCTGGAGGAGCAGATTACAGATGGAGAATTGCTTCTACAGCAAACGGTCTTTTTGCTTAAATGCCtcaaagaggaggaggaggagtacATGGGTATTACTCCTTCAGATTTTATTAATGGTATATTGGAACACTTTGACAAGAGCATTGCCCTGCCTGGAACTGAAGAAGATTGTAATGGGTTTCAAAAGAACATTCCCAAAATTGACTGGGATTCTCTTGGACAAAATGGTGCTCTTATATTTGGTGACATTCATTATGGCTGCCCCACCATGTATGCTGTTTTTCTTCCTTCAATGTCAAAAGAAATGTTGGATTTG GAATTAGAATGTAAGGAGCTTTACAAGGAAAAAAGTACGGACAAAGAGGTCAAAAGACTACACAGAAGATTATTGAAGGAAAAGTGTCTTGTGTTGGACAGACTACTTTTTGAGGATTCATCATTTAGCAGGGCTGTAGAAAACCTTTTTGCATTATCTTTCTTGGTAAGGGATGGCAATGCACAGTTAACCATCAGTGAAAATGGTGACCATGAAATTG TTCCTAGGAATGCTCCAACAGTTGAAGATAGGTCAACAGGCTTTCAAGATACACAGTTTGTATTTCGTCTTGATTACAAAGAATGGAAG GAAAAACAGCAGAAAATAGAAAACATTGCAGAAAAAAGAAAGCGGACAGATATAGAATCATCTCTGCAAAATGATGTTAAGGGTATGGAAAGCAATGTTTCAGCAGCAACCCATGAGCTAGAGAAGCGAAGGAAGAAAATAAACCTGAAAATCCTGGCACGTAGAAGAGGAGTTTAA